The Methanobacterium spitsbergense nucleotide sequence TAGATTAACACTTTTTCACCTCTAAAATAATTAGGAGAGAAATGGAGGCGACGACCCCTCCTATTCTCAAAAGATAATTTAAAATAAACTTAACTCTAAAATTTCATATTTAGTTTCAATAAACCGTATCAACTCACTGAAACTATCTGCATTCATAGAATGATTCATCCTACTCCAAGGAACAGACCTATCAACATAAGCATAAAAAGGAAACCCATTAGAAGCCATAAAATCCCCTTCAGGATGAACATATATAGGCCAAAAATTAATAACTCCACAAAACTTACGTCCATTCTCCTTAGATTTAACAGTAAAAATATGAGAAGTGGTATTATCAATCATGCCACTATTCTCTTTAAATCGTCGAAGCTTTAAGGACAAATGCCTATCCTTATATTTACTTCGTCTTTTCTGCTTTTTAGTAACCTTCGCAGGTGCCATATTCTCAGCTACCTGTAAGGCCTGTTCAACTTCCTGTTCCTGCATTTCATTTACAACCTGTACAACAGATCTATCTCTCGGAATATTTCCTCTATAATTCACATTAACAGTTTTTCTATTCTCACTATACAATACGCTCACGGCAATCACCTATCTCTAAAAGTTTTTAAAAGGAGGTAATCGGAGTTAAACCGATACATCACCAACCAAAGTGAGAACCTCCAAAAGAAATTAAGGGAATATTACCGACCTCCCATTCAGCCGACTAATAAATAATTATACAAATTTTGTGCACTTTTGGCACAGGTTTTTTTTATTTAAAATTGAGGTCTTAGGAATTTTGAGATTTGGCTACACCCATTTATCTATACAGTATAATAAAATCCCGGAGAAAGTCCAATGCAATTAGATAAATCAAAACTCTCTAAGATATCCTCTAAAAATAAAAATAATAATTTTTGTTTTCACTCAATTTCTACTGAATTTACTGTTTCCTTAAAGCCTTTGATTATGGGTGCCTACGTAGAGGTTATTGCTTTAAACCCGTTACCTATTGACACATCAAACCCCTCATCACCGGCCTACAGTTCTTTTGTAAGTCAGTTCAGGCCACCCCCTCGGCTTCGACACCTTATGAGTTTTGCACCCTAAACTTATGGATTTCCATATGTTTCTATATAAGGATTGTACCTTATAGTATATAAACCCTATGGATTAACCTATGGATTGTTATAAGATAAAAAGGATAAAAAAACATTATAGATCTCCTGGATCTAAGACTTCATAAGCAGTATAATTTCCTTCAACGTCTTTTAAAACGCCCAAAGCAACTAATTTGTTAACATGCTTTTTATGGGTCCTTGTATCATCCAACCCACATTCTTTTCTCATCCATTTACATAAAAGATTGAAATAAATTTCGGTGCCAGGTTGAACTTCTTTATAGATAGTTTGGATCAAAATTCTATCATCAGGTTTGATAGATTCATCATTGTGTGTGTGTGATGTAGGTTTGTCAACAAGGATCCCCTCCTCAATTTTTTCAGGATAATCTCCCCAACCTTCCATGCCTAAATGATATTCAATAGCCTTTTGAAGTTCAATGCCAGTGACTACATAATTTGTGCCATATCTTTCTTCTACAAACTCGACAAAATCCTTCCATACTTCAGGTTTTGGGATCCTCACCTGAATTTGATTTGGGATTTTAGATTTTCTGACCATTATCTCACCCTCATCGTTTGCATGAAAATGTTCACTTCTTTTCGGTTTTGTTCAGTTAGATGAAATTCCTTTATAAGCAAACTTGCATCGTTTGCATGAAAATGTTCACTTCTTTTCACTTCAAAATTAAATAAAAAGTTAAAAATAGATAAGTATATATAGTAATAAGTAGAAATAAATATCATTGAAATGTAATAAATAATATTATATGGAATATAATGAAAATGACTTGTTTTTAAAAATAAAGTTTTTCCAACGTTTTCTATAAAATTATTTTTTAATTTAGGTACTCTTTTGATCTGAGCCGATGCACACACACACAGGCAATGTAAATTATTTTTCATAATATCATCCCTATATTTTTATTAAATATTTCCATAGGGATATTTCTGAACTTACTAGTATTTAAACCATAGGGAATAACAAATAGAAATACATTAGTATATATATAGGGAGACCTATAGAAATATATATGGAAGAAAGAGATATGGAGGTATATGAAAATGACATACGAAACTAAAGCAGGACGTGTAAAAGGATCTATAACAACAACTATACCAGCAGCTCTTGTTAATATCCTCAACATTGAAAAAGGAGATAAAATTGTATGGGATGCTGATATTGAAGATAAAGGTGCTACAGTAACAGTAAGTAAAAAAGAAATCAATGAATCAAAATAATCTATTAACTTTGTATACAAAGACAGTATACAACCATCAATAACTCTTCTAAATTCACTTAAACCTTTATCACTATTTAAACAGCATCTTCCTTGTTTTGTTAATAATCTATTAAAATTAGTATTTTGTAGAGCTGACATTAAAGTCAGCCTCTTATAACTTTGATTTTTATTCTATTATTCAGATCATGGATCGTGTCGAATAATCTATGATATTCAGAACTCTTTGGTTTATCTTTAACAAATGAAATCTCTTCTTTTACTTCGCCAAATTCTATTAAGAGCTCATCTATACTTTTTTCATCATCTGTTTGATCAATATCTATATTAATATCCTGTAACAAACCGTTCATTTGCCAACGCTCCAAAGTGTTTGGTAGGTTGGTAAGGGAGAATGTTGAGGAACTGATCCCCTTACCTTCCATTTAATACAAACAAGATGCACCAATAATAACAATGTGCCTTATAACCTTCATGCTACGAGGTTTATAAGTAGGTTATCCTTTGAACATATAAGTACATTTGCATCATATTAATTCTAAATTTATTAGACAGGATAATATTGAATGTTGGCATATAAACTATAAATGAGAGTCCATTTGGGAACTAATAATTATGAAAAAAATAGTTATATAAATTTATCAATTGCAGATTGAATCCTTTTTTCTTCCACAAATTCGGAGTTATATGATTCGAACCAATCCCAAAAATCGTTTACACTGTATTCTATTTTAAATAAATTATGAATACTTCCTGGACTGCCAGGGTCATGACACTTCGCACATAAACTAATCCCATTATTGGGATCTAATGATTTTTTAATATCTCGTTTAACAGGGATAATATGGTGGGCTTTGATATTTAATTTACTATTACATCTTTGACATATGTGATTATCACGATCTTTAACCAATGTGCCCCAATACCACTTAGCAAAATTTAATTCATCTATTGATTCAAATTCAAAACCATTTTCTTGATATTTTTGTAATAATTTTAAAAACCATTTTTTTGAGGATTCAAAAACCTTATCAGGATGCAATTCTTTCCATTTCTTTCTTAACAAATTATGATGATTTTTATTAGATTCGATCCATTTTTTGTTTCTTGCTAAAATATCATTTTTATTCTTTTTATAATATTGTTTAGAGTATATCTTACGTGGGTCCCCTAATTTTTCGTTAAGTTCATTAATAGGCATTAAATCTTTACCTTCCCAATCAAACTCTTCTTTTATTTTATTTTCCTCAATTCTACAAGAGTTGCATAACAAAGCATTTTGTCTAAATGGTTTATCACATTTTTTACAAATTCTCATTTTTATACTCCTTAAACGCCCTTTTACTCTGAAATTCAAACCTATTAGATAGGCGTGTAGGAGCGGAGTAAAAGAACACTCCTACATTATTATATTTAGTTTAAGTCCGTATAAATCTTTCGATAAAAAAAATACTTAATATAATTTTACCAAATCTGGAAAAATTCATCTCTGGAAATATTTGCTTCTTTTAAAATAGTCCTTAAAGTACCTCTAGGAATATTATTAGATGTGGATACAGGTATAGATCGGCAGCCTTCTTTTTCAAAAACAATATGACTGCCTCCACTTTCCTTAGGTTTTGGAGTATATCCTTTCCGTTTAAGCATCCTCATAACTCTATTGGAGGGGGCCTTACTAGGTAATTTGGTCATTTAATGAACGCAAACAATTATTTTTCGATATGAATATTCAGGGTGTTGTTCGCCAGGTTCACTATATTCATTAAAAAGTTCAGCTGATTTTTTAAACATGGCTTCTTTACTACAATCTACTTCAATAGGGATTTCATTTTGTACATTAGGATCATCTAAATATAGTTGTAATGCTTCTTTAACCCTATCCAATGCTTCCTCTTCACTATGTCCATGACTAGATACATAAAATAATGGACATTCAGCGATATATTCTCCACATTCTTGGTATAATACAATTGGCAATTCACATACCTTTACCTGCGAATGCAACTGTGAAACATTCTTATTTTGATTTTTACCTTCATCTACAAATTCTACAAACATTTTCAAACCCCTTCTTTGCAATCTTGGTCGCTTTTTCATACTTTTCGAACTAAGAAAAAATAGTAAAATGGTTCTTAGTGTATACGCACCTCATGCCTATCAAATTTTAACTTCAATTTTATATTATGTATATTTATGATTAATAAATACTCCTCATGACAAATCATTATAAATAATAATTTTATTCTTTTGGAGGTAATTTATCTACAAAATTTTGATTATCAACAATTTGTTGTAATCTATCAACAGTTTTTCTAAGATCTTTTAATTCCTTTTTATCTTCACTATCAATATCATGGACCTGGACTTTTATTTTCTCAATGGATAGATCCTCTATGCAGGTTAAATATTGTTCTTTTAAACTTTCAGGATCTGCTTTGAAATATGCAGTGGATGTCTTCCCAAGACTATGCCCCAAAAAAAAATCTATTGTAATTTGTTGTAATCCTACTTTATTTATTAATGTTGTAGCAAAATATTTACGGCCTACTGCATGACTTCTGAATTTTACCTGGCGATTAGTTTTTCCAAATCCACATTTCTTATTTAATGTTTGAAAATATCTTGCAATCACATTGTCGCGTAAGGGTTTTCCTTCCAAGGTACGGAATAATGGATCAGTTAATTTTGTTGGAGGATCTTGTTTCAAATATTCCAATAATCTTGTTAAGCATTCAGGAGTACAGAACGTAATGATAGGAGTTCCAGTCTTAACTCTTATAATTTTAAAGCATGGAACCAATATGATTGATTGGTCGTTATTATATTCTAATTCTTG carries:
- a CDS encoding type II toxin-antitoxin system HicA family toxin, whose protein sequence is MLKRKGYTPKPKESGGSHIVFEKEGCRSIPVSTSNNIPRGTLRTILKEANISRDEFFQIW
- a CDS encoding HNH endonuclease encodes the protein MRICKKCDKPFRQNALLCNSCRIEENKIKEEFDWEGKDLMPINELNEKLGDPRKIYSKQYYKKNKNDILARNKKWIESNKNHHNLLRKKWKELHPDKVFESSKKWFLKLLQKYQENGFEFESIDELNFAKWYWGTLVKDRDNHICQRCNSKLNIKAHHIIPVKRDIKKSLDPNNGISLCAKCHDPGSPGSIHNLFKIEYSVNDFWDWFESYNSEFVEEKRIQSAIDKFI
- a CDS encoding type II toxin-antitoxin system HicB family antitoxin, coding for MFVEFVDEGKNQNKNVSQLHSQVKVCELPIVLYQECGEYIAECPLFYVSSHGHSEEEALDRVKEALQLYLDDPNVQNEIPIEVDCSKEAMFKKSAELFNEYSEPGEQHPEYSYRKIIVCVH